A genomic stretch from Chitinophaga agri includes:
- a CDS encoding TonB-dependent receptor, with translation MLAFPSESHAQSPTGKISGTVLSDGQPVILANIILVESKAGASSDTTGRFSISNVKPGVYTLKASATGYSLFTRKVTVTAGGHVPLQIKLQQDVTKLNDVVVTGTLKAVSRAESPVPVEVYTTKYFQKNPSPSLFESIGMVNGVRPQLNCNVCNTGDIHINGMEGPYTMILIDGMPIVSALSTVYGLSGIPMSMVERIEVVKGPGSSLYGSEAMGGLVNVITKNPLNAPLVSADVYGTSWGEYNVDAAFRIKAGNAQGLAGISYFNYQHPKDNNKDGFTDLTLQNRISLFNKWSFRRKEDRQASVAARYVYENRWGGDMRWNKSWRGSDSIYGESIYTKRIEVIGMYQLPVKEKILLQVSYNRHEQNSFYGNNPYLAEQHVGFAQLYWDKKLGEKHDLLTGASYRYTWYDDNTPGTLSEDGKINTPAKTPLPGIFVQDEWSFAPKHKFLLGYRYDHDKIHGSIHSPRIAYKWAPNTDNTLRTSFGTGFRVVNLFTEDHAALTGSRQVVIAEALKPEKSYNANLNYVKKIPLNNAFINLDATGFYSYFTNKITGDFDTDPNKIIYDNLRGHAVSQGISLNVDAVFAFPLKILAGLTYMDVYQIDEDDTGIPQKSRQVYAPEWSGTFTIGYSFPHSFGIDLTGNWNGPMRLPVQHNDFRPEYSPWFLLANVQITKKFAKRWEAYGGVKNILNYIPKYALMRPFDPFDKHVDDPVNNPNGYTFDTEYNYAPLQGARGFIGMRYNLYR, from the coding sequence TTGCTGGCTTTTCCCTCGGAGAGCCACGCACAGTCACCCACTGGTAAGATCAGTGGAACAGTACTGTCAGACGGACAGCCCGTAATCCTCGCCAACATCATCCTGGTGGAGAGTAAAGCCGGCGCATCCTCTGATACCACCGGCCGTTTCTCCATCAGTAATGTTAAACCCGGCGTCTACACCCTGAAAGCGTCTGCAACTGGCTACTCCCTCTTCACCCGTAAGGTGACCGTCACTGCAGGTGGCCATGTTCCCCTACAGATTAAACTCCAGCAGGACGTCACCAAACTCAATGATGTTGTAGTGACTGGTACCCTCAAAGCAGTTAGCCGTGCGGAAAGTCCCGTGCCCGTTGAAGTATATACCACCAAATACTTCCAGAAAAATCCTTCCCCATCTCTCTTCGAGTCCATCGGTATGGTCAATGGTGTAAGACCACAACTGAACTGTAATGTGTGCAATACCGGCGATATCCACATCAATGGTATGGAAGGCCCCTATACCATGATCCTGATTGACGGAATGCCTATCGTCAGTGCGCTTTCCACCGTCTACGGTCTCAGTGGTATTCCAATGAGCATGGTCGAACGTATTGAAGTGGTAAAAGGCCCCGGCTCTTCCTTATATGGCTCCGAAGCTATGGGCGGCCTGGTGAACGTTATCACCAAAAATCCCCTGAACGCACCGCTCGTGAGTGCCGACGTCTACGGTACTTCCTGGGGAGAATATAATGTAGATGCTGCTTTCAGAATTAAAGCTGGTAACGCCCAGGGACTGGCCGGTATCAGCTATTTCAACTATCAGCATCCCAAAGACAACAATAAAGACGGATTCACCGACCTCACCCTGCAGAACCGCATCTCCCTGTTCAATAAATGGAGCTTTCGCCGCAAGGAAGACCGCCAGGCCAGCGTGGCCGCCAGGTATGTGTACGAAAACCGCTGGGGAGGAGATATGCGCTGGAATAAATCATGGAGGGGCAGTGATAGTATTTATGGAGAAAGTATCTACACTAAACGGATAGAAGTGATCGGTATGTACCAGCTGCCCGTAAAGGAAAAGATCCTGCTGCAGGTGTCCTACAACCGCCATGAACAAAACTCTTTCTACGGTAATAATCCATACCTGGCTGAGCAACACGTCGGTTTCGCCCAGCTATACTGGGATAAAAAACTGGGCGAGAAACATGATCTCCTGACTGGCGCCTCTTACCGTTATACCTGGTATGACGATAATACGCCTGGCACCTTATCCGAAGATGGAAAGATCAACACGCCCGCGAAAACGCCGTTGCCCGGTATCTTTGTGCAGGATGAATGGTCATTCGCCCCTAAACATAAATTCCTGCTGGGGTACCGCTATGATCATGACAAAATACATGGTAGCATACACTCTCCCAGGATCGCCTATAAATGGGCACCTAACACAGACAATACCCTGCGTACAAGCTTCGGAACAGGCTTCCGTGTAGTCAACTTATTTACAGAAGATCATGCTGCATTGACCGGTTCCCGCCAGGTAGTGATCGCCGAGGCGCTGAAACCGGAGAAGTCCTATAATGCCAACCTGAATTACGTGAAAAAGATCCCATTGAACAATGCTTTCATCAACCTCGATGCAACTGGTTTCTACTCATATTTTACCAATAAAATAACGGGCGACTTTGACACAGATCCTAATAAGATCATCTACGATAACCTGCGTGGCCATGCCGTTTCTCAGGGTATTTCGCTGAATGTGGATGCGGTCTTTGCATTTCCGCTGAAGATCCTCGCCGGACTGACCTACATGGACGTGTACCAGATCGATGAAGACGATACTGGCATCCCGCAAAAAAGCAGGCAGGTATATGCACCTGAGTGGTCAGGCACGTTCACTATCGGTTACTCCTTCCCGCATAGCTTCGGCATAGACCTTACCGGCAACTGGAACGGCCCGATGCGCCTACCTGTGCAGCATAACGACTTTCGTCCGGAATACTCACCCTGGTTCCTGCTCGCCAATGTGCAGATCACGAAGAAATTTGCAAAAAGATGGGAGGCCTATGGTGGTGTAAAGAACATCCTTAATTACATACCCAAATATGCCCTGATGCGCCCATTCGATCCGTTTGATAAACATGTGGATGATCCGGTGAATAATCCGAACGGATACACCTTTGACACAGAGTATAACTACGCGCCATTACAGGGTGCAAGAGGATTTATAGGGATGAGATATAATCTTTACCGATGA
- a CDS encoding nuclear transport factor 2 family protein, with amino-acid sequence MKTFFCTTILLLSTVLSFGQIKSTLPNMDKLTNTIVRAAITALQDADSEDWFALFSEDAVLYDDGKKVEFREFFENALGHERFTSIDKVENDGLDVYGRFHSDKWGDFKTYFKFQINSEDKITRLDIGQVNY; translated from the coding sequence ATGAAGACATTCTTTTGCACAACAATATTACTGCTGAGTACTGTCCTTTCCTTCGGACAAATAAAATCTACCTTACCCAATATGGACAAGCTGACCAATACTATTGTCAGAGCTGCCATTACCGCGCTGCAGGATGCAGATAGCGAAGACTGGTTCGCACTCTTCTCCGAAGATGCAGTGCTCTATGATGATGGTAAAAAAGTGGAATTTCGTGAATTCTTTGAAAACGCACTCGGTCATGAACGCTTTACCAGCATCGATAAAGTGGAAAATGACGGACTGGATGTCTACGGCCGCTTTCATAGTGACAAATGGGGTGACTTTAAAACCTATTTTAAGTTCCAGATCAATAGTGAAGACAAGATCACGCGACTGGATATCGGACAGGTCAACTATTGA
- a CDS encoding tetratricopeptide repeat-containing sensor histidine kinase, with amino-acid sequence MNRLLLVLLYILLGILPCMARQNYRVAVPVLQRMLAECTTDTGRVRVSLELAEAYVIRPGMTDTDYDSTMMYLQHAASFNIRAKDARWEARADFIRSKAYREKGWAKEGRDAILKALPRLEVLNYPEDLADALMEAANYYSIDKENQLQEKISLYEKAVTQYHKAGNMPDEAYALKMLGDCYHCWGKYDEALLRLNQTLVLYKKMGRKDLQGLYDLLGTIATGKGDYSLGLTYGLQALKTAEAQKDTSLQLCTICNRLSITLFELGDYKKAQELAEKSLRIAKQYQDTMSMIVVTTNLVPIYQKNNDPQKALDLMTQMVEMYKQPLDKDQVWIYTNMVKCYVELRQLDKAASYIPGLLTLSSQMTRYNYYQTLIYATLVKYYYTIRQFDKVTYYCMLEADACKRIGHINALSLSYLYWFRADSALGNLSSAIQHYKEYKVVNDSLFKISKAGEIARLQVQYDFDQKNKDITLKQQNIELLTRQGLLQRAALKEAQLTRNIIITGAVMLLLLLILSYNRYQLKQESNKRLQLSQEEISKKNLSLQQLIDTQDKLLEEKEWLVKEIHHRVRNNLQIVMSLLNTQAAYLHDSNALEAISESRYRMQAISLIHQKLYLSGNMALIDMQNYIRELTSYLRSDFGGLQHIYFDLDIAAIRLDVSQAVPASLILNEALTNAIKYAFSKQEAGIIQVSFKCAGDGMLTLHVHDNGEGFPHGFDIKTHGTMGMRLIETLTEQLEGTLVIEASQGVSVQVSFKQQMS; translated from the coding sequence ATGAACAGGCTTTTATTGGTCCTCCTTTACATACTGCTGGGCATACTTCCCTGTATGGCCCGTCAGAACTATAGGGTAGCCGTACCTGTCTTACAACGTATGCTGGCTGAATGCACAACTGATACAGGCAGGGTAAGAGTATCCCTGGAACTCGCAGAAGCTTATGTGATCCGGCCTGGTATGACTGATACGGATTATGACAGCACAATGATGTATCTCCAGCATGCCGCCTCTTTTAATATCCGCGCTAAAGATGCCCGCTGGGAAGCCCGCGCTGACTTCATCCGCTCTAAAGCATACCGTGAAAAAGGCTGGGCTAAAGAGGGCAGAGATGCAATCTTAAAAGCATTGCCCAGACTGGAAGTGCTCAACTATCCGGAAGACCTGGCAGATGCGCTCATGGAAGCCGCGAATTATTATAGTATTGATAAAGAAAACCAGCTGCAGGAGAAGATCTCCCTGTATGAAAAGGCCGTTACCCAATATCATAAAGCTGGCAATATGCCCGACGAAGCCTATGCCCTTAAAATGCTGGGCGATTGCTATCACTGCTGGGGAAAATACGACGAAGCATTACTGCGCCTCAATCAGACGCTCGTATTATATAAGAAAATGGGCCGTAAGGACCTGCAGGGATTGTATGATCTGCTGGGTACTATCGCCACTGGCAAAGGTGACTATAGCCTGGGACTTACCTACGGACTGCAGGCACTCAAAACGGCAGAAGCGCAGAAAGATACTTCATTGCAATTGTGTACCATCTGTAACAGGCTTAGCATCACCCTTTTTGAGCTGGGCGATTATAAGAAGGCACAGGAACTTGCTGAAAAGTCACTGAGGATCGCCAAACAGTACCAGGACACCATGTCCATGATCGTTGTCACTACCAATTTGGTACCCATCTACCAGAAAAATAACGATCCGCAAAAAGCGCTGGACCTGATGACCCAGATGGTGGAAATGTATAAGCAGCCGCTGGATAAAGATCAGGTATGGATCTACACCAACATGGTGAAGTGCTATGTTGAACTGAGGCAACTCGATAAAGCTGCCAGCTACATTCCCGGCCTGTTGACACTGTCTTCCCAGATGACCAGGTATAACTATTATCAGACGCTGATCTACGCTACGTTGGTGAAGTATTATTACACCATCCGTCAGTTTGATAAAGTGACATACTACTGTATGCTGGAGGCCGACGCCTGTAAGCGCATCGGGCATATCAATGCGTTATCACTGAGTTACCTGTACTGGTTCCGGGCCGATTCCGCATTAGGTAACCTCTCCTCCGCCATACAGCACTACAAGGAATATAAAGTGGTGAATGATTCGCTCTTCAAAATATCTAAAGCGGGCGAGATCGCCCGTTTGCAGGTACAGTATGATTTTGATCAGAAAAATAAGGACATTACCCTGAAACAGCAGAATATAGAATTACTCACGCGGCAGGGGCTCCTGCAACGTGCTGCACTCAAGGAAGCACAGCTCACCCGCAATATTATCATCACCGGTGCTGTGATGCTGTTGCTGCTGCTTATCCTGAGCTATAACCGCTATCAGCTGAAACAGGAAAGTAATAAACGCCTGCAGCTTAGCCAGGAAGAGATCTCCAAGAAAAACCTGTCCCTGCAGCAGCTGATCGACACACAGGATAAACTGCTGGAAGAAAAGGAATGGCTGGTCAAGGAAATCCATCACCGCGTCAGGAATAACCTCCAGATAGTCATGAGCCTCCTGAATACCCAGGCGGCCTATCTCCATGATTCCAATGCGCTCGAAGCGATCAGTGAAAGCCGCTACCGCATGCAGGCCATCTCCCTGATCCACCAAAAGCTATACCTGTCGGGAAATATGGCGCTGATAGATATGCAGAATTATATCCGCGAACTGACATCTTATCTACGGTCCGACTTCGGCGGATTACAACATATATACTTTGATCTTGATATAGCAGCCATCAGACTGGACGTCTCTCAGGCCGTACCAGCCTCCCTGATCCTGAATGAAGCATTGACCAACGCCATCAAATATGCCTTCAGTAAGCAGGAAGCAGGCATTATCCAGGTCTCTTTCAAATGCGCCGGTGACGGCATGCTGACATTGCACGTTCACGATAATGGTGAAGGCTTCCCGCACGGTTTCGATATAAAAACGCACGGCACCATGGGGATGCGCCTGATTGAGACATTAACGGAACAACTGGAGGGTACGCTGGTGATAGAGGCGTCACAAGGTGTATCTGTGCAAGTGTCTTTTAAACAGCAAATGAGCTGA
- a CDS encoding peroxiredoxin, producing the protein MKQVTFLFALALLFAANVIYAQSSLKTGDKVPLFVLKDQEGKDFVISEYVGKHKLIIFFYHKDESDVAVKEVCAFRDSYKDFKAANAMIIGIGSGSVESHKVLHEQHQLPYVLLSDPENDALRLFGQKGNFFHDQRETYLIDLTGSIAYSYFGHFKRGEAYTEKALSFLRTDGVN; encoded by the coding sequence ATGAAACAGGTAACATTCCTATTTGCCCTCGCTCTATTGTTTGCCGCCAATGTAATTTATGCACAGTCCTCCCTGAAAACGGGAGATAAGGTACCATTGTTTGTTTTGAAAGATCAGGAAGGGAAAGACTTTGTGATCAGTGAATATGTAGGAAAACACAAACTGATCATTTTCTTTTATCACAAGGATGAAAGTGACGTGGCAGTAAAAGAAGTATGTGCCTTTCGCGACAGCTACAAAGACTTTAAAGCTGCAAATGCAATGATCATCGGCATTGGCAGTGGTAGCGTCGAAAGCCATAAAGTATTACACGAACAGCATCAGTTGCCGTATGTGCTACTGAGTGATCCGGAGAATGATGCACTGAGACTGTTCGGACAGAAAGGGAATTTTTTTCATGATCAACGGGAAACATACCTGATTGATCTGACCGGCAGCATTGCTTACAGCTACTTTGGCCACTTCAAAAGAGGGGAGGCCTATACTGAAAAAGCACTGAGTTTTCTCAGAACTGACGGCGTCAACTAA
- a CDS encoding flavin reductase family protein: MKKTYRKKDLPVADIRRYLEPGPTVLVSSRWKDTVNIMTMGWHTVMEFSPSMIGCMITAANYSFELIRKSGECVINIPTYDMIDTVIGIGNCTGAETDKFSAFGLTAVAAEKVKAPLIKECYANFECKVIDKHLLPKYNFFVLEVVKAHVATSPKYPTTVHYRGDATFMISGKNIAYPGKFKRQNL, translated from the coding sequence ATGAAAAAGACTTACAGAAAAAAAGACCTGCCGGTAGCTGACATCAGGCGGTATCTGGAACCAGGACCAACAGTGCTGGTCAGTTCCCGGTGGAAGGATACGGTCAACATCATGACAATGGGCTGGCATACAGTGATGGAATTTTCTCCGTCTATGATCGGTTGTATGATCACGGCAGCTAATTACAGTTTTGAGCTGATCAGGAAAAGCGGGGAGTGCGTGATCAATATTCCGACGTACGATATGATCGACACTGTAATTGGCATCGGGAATTGCACAGGAGCAGAGACAGATAAGTTCAGTGCATTCGGATTAACGGCCGTAGCGGCAGAAAAGGTAAAAGCACCCCTTATAAAGGAATGCTACGCCAATTTTGAATGTAAGGTGATTGACAAACACCTGTTACCTAAATATAATTTCTTCGTACTGGAAGTCGTGAAAGCGCATGTGGCCACATCGCCTAAATATCCAACTACGGTGCATTACCGGGGAGATGCGACTTTTATGATCTCCGGAAAGAATATTGCCTATCCCGGCAAGTTTAAGCGGCAGAACCTGTGA
- a CDS encoding SDR family oxidoreductase, translated as MNSLKNKVALITGSARGLGKAIAERYAALGADIVINYSRDKAAADEVVSNIKAMGGRVIAIQADVSKVADIERLFAAAREAFGKIDIVVANAGIELVETPVVDFTEEQFDRVFSINTKGSYFTMQQAARTVADNGRIIYIASSTTSFPVPGMAVYGGSKTTPRYLVDILSKEIGHRGVTVNSIIPFAVDHSGIFADPAAYPDLRKQLLDSCPMGRLAEVEDVANIAEFFASDLSSFVSGQHLLVNGGATN; from the coding sequence GTGAACAGTTTAAAGAACAAAGTAGCCTTAATTACAGGATCTGCAAGAGGATTAGGTAAAGCAATAGCAGAACGTTACGCTGCGCTTGGTGCGGATATCGTCATCAACTATTCCCGCGACAAAGCTGCTGCTGATGAAGTGGTCAGTAATATCAAAGCCATGGGGGGCCGGGTGATCGCTATACAAGCTGACGTCAGTAAGGTCGCAGATATAGAACGCCTGTTTGCAGCAGCAAGAGAAGCCTTCGGCAAGATTGATATTGTAGTGGCGAATGCTGGCATCGAACTGGTAGAAACCCCGGTGGTGGATTTCACTGAAGAACAGTTTGACAGGGTGTTCTCCATCAATACCAAAGGCTCCTACTTCACCATGCAGCAGGCGGCAAGGACTGTCGCTGACAACGGCCGCATTATCTATATCGCTTCCAGTACAACGTCATTCCCCGTGCCTGGTATGGCGGTATACGGCGGTAGCAAGACCACTCCGCGTTACCTGGTGGACATCCTGTCAAAAGAAATTGGTCACAGAGGGGTGACAGTGAACTCTATTATCCCTTTTGCTGTTGATCATTCAGGTATATTCGCTGACCCCGCCGCTTATCCCGATCTCAGGAAACAACTGCTGGATAGCTGTCCGATGGGCCGGCTCGCAGAAGTAGAAGACGTAGCCAATATTGCTGAGTTTTTCGCAAGCGACCTGTCTTCCTTTGTTTCCGGTCAGCACCTGCTGGTCAATGGTGGTGCTACCAACTAA
- a CDS encoding thioredoxin family protein, with protein sequence MNKKLLSIIWLLGSTLLFLPARAQHGPVTFAQLQDSMRLHPRPVVIEIYTDWCSYCSMQNRQIKRAPAVQQLLSEQYYFVTLNAEARQPIIFNDTIYPFMPNGDRGIHALAAKLMHQPRAYPTWILLDTSWQIKGAYTGLLKPRELEKFLREYHTY encoded by the coding sequence ATGAACAAAAAGCTATTATCCATTATCTGGCTGCTGGGCAGTACGCTGTTGTTCCTGCCGGCCCGTGCTCAGCACGGGCCGGTAACCTTTGCTCAGTTGCAGGACAGTATGCGGCTGCATCCCCGCCCCGTGGTAATAGAGATCTATACAGACTGGTGCAGCTATTGCAGTATGCAGAACAGGCAGATCAAACGTGCGCCTGCTGTACAACAGCTGCTATCAGAACAATACTATTTCGTCACGCTCAATGCAGAAGCAAGACAGCCCATTATTTTTAACGATACCATCTACCCGTTCATGCCCAATGGCGACCGGGGTATACATGCCCTGGCAGCAAAGCTGATGCATCAGCCCCGGGCTTATCCTACATGGATCTTACTGGATACTTCCTGGCAAATAAAAGGTGCTTACACCGGCCTGCTAAAACCCCGGGAACTGGAAAAATTCCTGCGGGAATACCACACTTATTGA